The Flavobacterium sp. HJ-32-4 genome contains a region encoding:
- the lysS gene encoding lysine--tRNA ligase, which translates to MALSEQEIGRREALQELRALGIEPYPAAEFNVTAHSRTIIEQFDAFDGKEVVLAGRLMGKRIMGKASFAELKDAEGRVQIYISRDDISNDEEKTAYNVVFKKLLDIGDFIGVKGTVFKTQVGEVSVHVTELQLLAKALRPLPIVKTDADGKVHDAFADPEQRYRRRYVDLTVNDHVKETFLKRTRLFNAMRSFFNDRGYLEVETPILQPIPGGAAARPFVTHHNALDVPLYMRIANELYLKRLIVGGFDGVYEFSKNFRNEGMDRTHNPEFTAMEIYVAYKDYHWMMDFTERLLEHCAMAVNGTTVATFGEHTVDFKAPYQRISMTDAILQFTGFDITGKSEHEIFEAAKSMGIEVDATMGKGKLIDEIFGAKCEGHFIQPTFITDYPKEMSPLCKQHRDHPELTERFELMVCGKEIANAYSELNDPIDQRERFEAQLALAERGDLEATQFIDNDFLRALEYGMPPTSGLGIGMDRLIMFLTNNASIQEVLFFPQMRPEKKQVQIELSADEKLVIDLLKASDNVSPLAELKTRSELSGKKWDAAMKALSGHKLIQVTVDGDQKTVHLIA; encoded by the coding sequence ATGGCCTTATCCGAACAGGAAATCGGGCGCCGCGAGGCACTCCAGGAACTTCGGGCCCTCGGCATCGAGCCGTATCCCGCCGCTGAATTCAACGTAACTGCACATTCCCGCACCATCATCGAACAATTCGACGCGTTTGACGGGAAGGAAGTCGTGCTTGCCGGACGGTTGATGGGTAAACGGATCATGGGTAAGGCATCGTTTGCCGAACTGAAAGATGCCGAAGGGCGGGTGCAGATTTACATCTCGCGCGATGATATTTCGAACGACGAAGAGAAAACGGCCTACAATGTCGTGTTCAAAAAACTGCTTGACATCGGTGATTTCATCGGTGTGAAAGGAACGGTTTTCAAAACACAGGTCGGCGAAGTCTCAGTTCACGTAACCGAGCTACAATTGCTGGCCAAGGCGCTGCGCCCGCTTCCGATCGTCAAAACAGACGCCGACGGCAAGGTCCATGACGCGTTCGCCGACCCGGAACAACGGTACCGGCGGCGATATGTCGACCTTACGGTCAATGATCATGTAAAAGAAACCTTCCTCAAACGCACACGCCTCTTCAATGCCATGCGCTCGTTTTTTAATGACCGTGGCTACCTGGAAGTCGAGACGCCGATTCTACAGCCCATACCGGGCGGTGCGGCTGCACGTCCTTTCGTCACGCATCACAATGCGCTCGACGTGCCGCTCTACATGCGGATTGCCAACGAATTGTATCTCAAGCGCCTGATTGTAGGGGGCTTCGATGGTGTATATGAGTTTTCCAAGAACTTCCGAAATGAAGGGATGGACCGCACCCACAACCCGGAGTTTACAGCGATGGAAATCTATGTGGCCTACAAAGATTACCACTGGATGATGGATTTCACCGAGCGTTTGCTCGAGCACTGTGCGATGGCAGTAAACGGAACGACGGTGGCGACCTTTGGTGAACATACGGTCGATTTCAAGGCGCCTTACCAACGCATTTCGATGACCGATGCGATCCTTCAGTTCACCGGATTCGACATCACTGGGAAATCGGAGCACGAAATCTTTGAAGCAGCCAAGTCTATGGGTATCGAAGTAGATGCGACCATGGGGAAAGGAAAACTGATCGACGAGATTTTCGGCGCGAAATGCGAAGGACATTTTATCCAGCCGACCTTTATCACGGACTATCCAAAAGAGATGTCGCCGCTGTGCAAACAACACCGCGACCATCCCGAACTGACCGAGCGCTTCGAACTCATGGTATGTGGCAAGGAAATCGCCAATGCCTACTCGGAACTGAACGACCCGATTGACCAACGCGAGCGCTTTGAGGCCCAATTGGCCCTGGCCGAACGCGGTGACCTTGAGGCCACGCAGTTTATCGACAATGACTTCCTGCGCGCACTTGAATATGGTATGCCGCCGACATCAGGACTTGGAATTGGTATGGATCGCCTAATCATGTTCCTTACGAACAATGCATCAATTCAGGAAGTGTTGTTCTTCCCGCAAATGCGTCCTGAGAAAAAGCAGGTACAGATCGAACTATCCGCAGATGAAAAACTGGTTATAGACCTGTTGAAAGCATCTGACAATGTGAGTCCATTGGCCGAATTGAAAACACGTTCGGAATTGAGCGGCAAAAAATGGGACGCGGCGATGAAAGCGCTATCGGGTCACAAGCTTATCCAGGTAACCGTTGACGGCGACCAAAAAACGGTCCATTTAATTGCCTGA
- the lipB gene encoding lipoyl(octanoyl) transferase LipB: protein MDYQEAWDLQEQLFSEIVARKTANRSGLEVAPTPNYLLFVEHPHVYTLGKSGDLSNLLLNESQLAAKGARFYKINRGGDITYHGPGQLVGYPILDLENFFTDIHKYLRLLEEAIILTLGDYGLKGVRSPGETGVWLDVGTPFARKICAMGVRASRWVTMHGFALNVNADLGYFDNIIPCGIRGKGVTSLHVELGRTLDLSEVAGKVKKHFATLFDAQIV from the coding sequence ATGGACTATCAGGAAGCCTGGGATCTGCAAGAGCAACTGTTTTCGGAGATTGTGGCTCGGAAGACGGCCAATCGTTCGGGTTTAGAAGTGGCACCTACGCCTAATTACCTGCTGTTTGTAGAACATCCCCACGTCTATACGTTGGGGAAAAGCGGCGACCTCTCGAATTTGCTGCTCAACGAATCACAGTTGGCAGCGAAAGGTGCACGTTTCTATAAAATCAACCGAGGTGGCGACATTACGTACCATGGTCCGGGACAATTGGTCGGATATCCCATTCTCGATCTGGAGAATTTTTTTACGGACATCCACAAATACCTGCGCTTATTGGAAGAAGCGATTATACTTACGCTGGGCGACTACGGTTTGAAAGGTGTCCGGAGTCCGGGGGAAACCGGCGTCTGGCTGGATGTAGGTACTCCGTTTGCGCGAAAGATATGTGCCATGGGTGTTCGCGCCTCTCGTTGGGTCACAATGCATGGTTTTGCACTGAATGTCAACGCCGATCTCGGGTATTTCGATAACATCATCCCCTGCGGCATCCGCGGCAAAGGCGTTACCTCTTTACACGTTGAACTGGGAAGGACGTTGGACCTGTCGGAAGTAGCAGGGAAGGTGAAAAAGCACTTTGCAACGCTTTTCGACGCACAGATTGTTTAA
- a CDS encoding ribonuclease HII, with protein MLLPSFSECAFEAGTDEAGRGCLAGPVTAAAVILPRDFTHEWLNDSKQLTEKERYALRPIIESAAISFSVTHLDHLVVDEINILNASIKAMQECVRKLTPTPEYIIVDGNRFRSVDGIPHSCIVKGDGKYLSIAAASVLAKTYRDDYMARLHEEFPMYKWNQNKGYPTPAHRDAIRLHGPCTYHRQSFRLLPEEQLEFGFGD; from the coding sequence ATGCTACTGCCCTCTTTTTCAGAATGCGCGTTCGAGGCCGGAACCGATGAGGCCGGACGGGGCTGTCTTGCAGGCCCGGTTACCGCGGCTGCGGTTATTCTTCCGCGCGACTTCACACACGAATGGTTAAACGATTCTAAACAACTTACAGAAAAAGAACGCTACGCCTTACGCCCCATCATAGAAAGTGCGGCTATCTCCTTTTCCGTAACACACCTCGACCACCTCGTTGTGGATGAAATCAACATCCTGAACGCTTCGATCAAGGCCATGCAGGAATGTGTCCGAAAACTCACCCCGACGCCTGAGTATATAATAGTAGACGGCAACCGCTTTCGTTCGGTTGATGGCATTCCGCATAGTTGTATCGTAAAAGGTGACGGAAAATACCTCAGCATTGCGGCAGCTTCCGTACTAGCCAAAACCTATCGGGATGATTATATGGCCCGGCTGCACGAAGAATTCCCGATGTATAAGTGGAACCAAAACAAAGGCTATCCAACACCTGCCCATCGAGACGCTATCCGCCTTCACGGACCCTGCACGTACCATCGGCAATCGTTTCGCCTACTTCCGGAGGAACAACTCGAGTTCGGCTTCGGTGATTAA
- a CDS encoding S8 family serine peptidase, producing the protein MKKKYTLAMLVLIPFLGMAQTVKQRQEIVSHYDLEALRQMKEQFESDFYQNYNKALELARINGWPLRIEKPNGGFSELQGVTEDGRPLYYTTDNLGVINTSRANHLHPGGSLGLSLTGLDMFAGVWDGDHPRTTHNDFGDRIFEFDNDPTTGFHATHVTGTIISSGASSATGKGVAYQATAWVCDWTNDVAEMTSTASQGMLLSNHSYGLDAGSGNNFPESYFGAYISASKQLDDLMYAAPFYQVVVSAGNDRSQPQTINPDKGGHDLITKWATAKNAIVVAAINNITNYTSPTQAVMSSFSSWGPTDDNRVKPDISTKGVNVNSTSNTSDTAYAQSSGTSMASPGVTGALLLLQQHYSNLNAGTFMRAATLRGLMIHTASEAGEYDGPDSRFGWGVIDARNAAKAITATTQQKAIISELTLNQGATYTRSVTVDGTGPLVATICWTDKGGVVNNSVVDLVNSPLVNDLDIRITQDNNTYFPWRLNDIVDDPSVQEDNSVDNVEKVEVKNPSGTYTITVTHKDNLVTGSQKFSLIVTGIDLALGVEQDVFATFDLWPNPVADELNVAVSDVAEDLSVAIFDMQGKRLINQTFESAAGKARIDVSGLSSGIYFVKVLQGTKEAVRKFVKK; encoded by the coding sequence ATGAAAAAGAAATATACACTTGCCATGCTTGTTCTGATTCCTTTCCTCGGAATGGCCCAGACGGTAAAGCAGCGTCAGGAGATCGTCTCGCACTACGATTTGGAGGCGCTCAGACAAATGAAAGAACAGTTCGAGTCGGATTTCTACCAGAACTATAACAAGGCGCTCGAGTTGGCGCGCATCAACGGATGGCCACTACGTATTGAAAAACCGAACGGAGGATTTTCCGAATTGCAGGGCGTAACGGAGGACGGTCGACCGTTATATTACACGACGGATAACTTAGGCGTTATCAATACCAGTAGGGCCAACCACCTTCATCCGGGAGGTTCGCTGGGGCTCAGTCTCACCGGACTTGATATGTTCGCTGGTGTATGGGATGGGGACCATCCACGTACTACCCACAACGATTTCGGAGATCGAATTTTTGAATTCGACAATGATCCTACTACCGGATTTCACGCGACCCACGTTACGGGAACAATCATTAGTTCGGGTGCAAGCAGCGCTACCGGTAAAGGAGTGGCCTACCAGGCTACGGCTTGGGTGTGTGATTGGACAAATGACGTCGCGGAAATGACCAGCACGGCCAGTCAGGGAATGTTGCTTTCAAACCACTCGTATGGACTCGACGCGGGCAGTGGCAATAATTTTCCGGAGTCCTATTTTGGTGCCTACATAAGCGCTTCCAAACAGCTAGATGATTTGATGTATGCGGCTCCCTTTTATCAAGTGGTGGTTTCTGCGGGCAACGATCGTTCGCAACCGCAGACCATCAACCCTGATAAAGGTGGGCATGATTTGATAACGAAATGGGCTACTGCAAAAAATGCAATAGTAGTTGCAGCTATTAACAATATTACCAATTACACGAGTCCGACCCAAGCGGTAATGTCGTCTTTTAGCAGTTGGGGTCCCACAGACGATAACCGCGTAAAACCTGACATCAGCACAAAAGGAGTCAATGTCAACTCTACCAGTAACACTTCTGATACCGCTTATGCACAGAGCAGTGGAACATCTATGGCGTCGCCGGGGGTCACGGGAGCGTTATTGCTGTTGCAGCAGCATTATTCTAATTTGAATGCCGGTACCTTTATGCGTGCGGCTACACTTCGCGGATTGATGATACACACGGCGAGTGAGGCGGGTGAGTATGACGGTCCTGATTCGCGATTTGGCTGGGGCGTAATCGATGCCCGTAATGCTGCAAAAGCAATTACGGCTACCACGCAACAAAAAGCCATTATTTCGGAACTTACCCTCAACCAAGGCGCAACGTATACGAGATCGGTCACCGTAGATGGTACAGGTCCTCTGGTCGCGACCATTTGTTGGACTGATAAAGGGGGAGTGGTGAACAATTCGGTTGTGGATTTGGTGAATTCACCGTTGGTAAATGATCTTGACATACGTATCACACAAGATAATAATACCTATTTCCCATGGCGCTTGAACGATATAGTGGACGATCCATCCGTGCAGGAAGACAACTCAGTGGATAATGTCGAAAAAGTTGAAGTAAAGAATCCTTCTGGAACGTATACTATAACCGTTACGCACAAAGACAATTTGGTAACGGGAAGCCAGAAATTCTCGCTTATCGTTACGGGGATCGATTTGGCGTTGGGCGTCGAGCAGGACGTTTTCGCTACATTTGACTTATGGCCAAATCCGGTTGCGGATGAGCTGAATGTGGCGGTATCTGACGTTGCAGAAGATCTTTCGGTTGCGATTTTTGATATGCAGGGAAAAAGGCTGATTAATCAAACATTCGAATCCGCGGCGGGGAAAGCGCGTATCGATGTGTCGGGCTTGTCATCGGGTATTTACTTTGTGAAAGTACTTCAGGGTACTAAGGAAGCCGTGCGGAAGTTTGTTAAAAAATAA
- a CDS encoding SusC/RagA family TonB-linked outer membrane protein → MKSKLNWIMTLFMAFFIQVAFAQEKTVSGTVTDDSGEGLPGVSVVVQGTSKGTQTDFEGKYSLKVAVGDKLTFSFLGMDPQTVTVGASNSISVQLKTSARQLIEVVVEGYNITRPKTKSNVAVTTVSAATIEQRPNASFIQTLQSQVAGLNIATGSGQPGGNSLVILRGVASLNGKIEPLYVIDGVPLNADNFRSLNPDDIASVSVLKDAAATAKYGNRGSNGVIVVTTKKGSYESNLSIKYNVTTGFSKFQGNDYNMMNSRQILTLERERGDGLGASGGLGNIPLTDAQIASYGSTNWNNYFFRTGYSQNHTLSLTSGSKTLASFTSFGFFDQQGILRNTDLNRFTFRNNLTGRSANEKFNYSTNITINFSRRNEATSVGTGGVNQNYLVGANNGLPYISPDMWVSGQQTFVDYQTDTIFDPDLTDAVNGPLAGTLAYTPLFLVDKLKSFSNEIDELKGVAYFEASYKIAKHFTLGLNSGLDYTQQTATVFQDPEAFNSFVFQNAAEAIGFQTQTFQRDAAFNTNTSLNYNRSWGKHTLDVTAFTEYYKTHFNSFSYTQNGLDPKQSFPGGGSGYVADTENDDFNVPTVGATKLEGGLFSYFAVADYDYDGRFGLGGTVRRDASSRFANSNRWGTFWSVSGRWNLDKEAFLQGSFVNKLKLRASYGTNGNQDISNGTYLALNNTRNLYTVAPLYQNASGLAPTNPANPNLKWETVTQTNIGTDFEMFGSRLVGTVDWYYKKTTDLFLDLTPPLSSGWSTYAGNFGNMWNRGLEVTLSYDLVRPADSNPEGLSVKLRFNGSRNINRIGDIATASGLIDNGLSVVQEGRVLNEWFLVRYAGVNPATGNLLFYNKDGELTENPDGAADRVLTGKSSIPVYQGGFGADIDYHNFYVSAQFSYVADIWRYDYDLQGVQDPTDIGVFNKSTDILRAWTPDNRITDMPSLTATNLSLDGDSDRYLKDASYVRLRYFTVGYNFPKRFLDKTFLKNLKVFAQAENLVTWSKWRGWDAESTRGSDQYQYPTPKIISLGAQIEF, encoded by the coding sequence ATGAAATCAAAGTTAAATTGGATTATGACGCTGTTCATGGCGTTCTTTATTCAAGTGGCCTTTGCTCAAGAGAAAACGGTTTCAGGTACCGTTACGGATGATTCCGGTGAGGGCCTTCCAGGCGTGAGCGTGGTGGTGCAGGGTACTTCAAAAGGTACGCAGACAGACTTCGAGGGTAAATACTCTCTGAAAGTCGCTGTTGGTGATAAGCTCACCTTCTCGTTTTTAGGAATGGATCCGCAGACTGTCACGGTCGGAGCGTCCAATTCTATCTCGGTTCAATTGAAGACATCGGCTCGTCAGTTGATTGAGGTTGTAGTGGAAGGTTACAACATTACACGTCCAAAAACTAAATCTAACGTCGCCGTTACTACCGTTAGTGCGGCAACAATCGAGCAACGTCCAAACGCTTCATTCATCCAGACGCTGCAATCGCAGGTAGCTGGTTTGAACATCGCGACAGGCAGCGGGCAGCCAGGTGGAAACAGTTTGGTTATCCTTCGTGGTGTAGCGTCGCTAAATGGAAAGATTGAGCCGCTTTACGTAATAGATGGAGTTCCGCTTAATGCAGATAACTTCCGTAGTTTGAACCCAGACGATATCGCATCAGTTTCTGTACTGAAGGATGCGGCGGCAACGGCGAAGTACGGTAACCGCGGTTCGAACGGTGTTATTGTAGTAACTACCAAAAAAGGTAGCTATGAATCTAATTTGTCCATCAAGTATAACGTGACGACTGGTTTTTCAAAGTTCCAGGGTAACGATTACAATATGATGAATTCCCGTCAGATACTTACGCTCGAGCGTGAGCGCGGCGACGGGTTGGGTGCTAGTGGTGGACTTGGGAACATCCCGCTTACGGATGCTCAGATAGCCTCGTATGGCAGCACCAACTGGAACAACTATTTCTTTCGTACCGGATACTCGCAGAACCACACGTTGAGCCTGACAAGCGGTAGCAAAACGCTCGCTTCGTTTACTTCATTTGGTTTCTTCGATCAACAGGGTATCCTTCGTAACACAGACCTTAATAGGTTCACATTCCGCAACAACCTTACTGGTCGTAGCGCAAATGAGAAGTTCAATTATTCGACTAATATTACCATTAACTTCTCACGCCGAAATGAAGCGACTTCGGTTGGTACTGGTGGGGTTAACCAAAACTATCTTGTCGGTGCCAACAACGGTCTTCCGTATATCTCTCCTGATATGTGGGTAAGTGGTCAGCAGACTTTTGTTGACTATCAGACCGACACGATTTTTGATCCAGATTTGACAGATGCTGTCAATGGTCCTTTGGCCGGAACCTTAGCATACACTCCGTTGTTCCTCGTGGATAAATTGAAATCATTCTCAAATGAGATTGATGAACTCAAAGGTGTGGCTTATTTTGAAGCGTCATATAAAATAGCTAAACACTTCACTCTTGGGTTGAATTCAGGTCTCGACTACACCCAACAAACCGCTACTGTATTTCAAGATCCTGAGGCATTTAACTCCTTCGTTTTTCAGAACGCGGCCGAAGCGATTGGTTTCCAGACGCAAACGTTCCAACGTGACGCGGCGTTTAACACGAATACCAGTCTGAACTATAACAGATCATGGGGTAAACATACACTAGATGTTACGGCATTCACGGAGTATTATAAAACTCACTTCAATTCATTTAGTTACACCCAGAACGGTCTTGATCCAAAGCAGTCATTTCCAGGAGGTGGCTCGGGTTACGTTGCAGACACGGAGAATGATGATTTCAATGTGCCGACGGTCGGGGCTACGAAGTTGGAGGGTGGACTTTTCTCGTATTTCGCAGTTGCTGACTATGATTATGACGGACGATTTGGTTTAGGTGGTACCGTTCGTCGGGATGCGTCATCGCGTTTTGCCAACTCCAACCGTTGGGGTACCTTCTGGTCGGTAAGCGGTCGTTGGAATCTTGACAAAGAAGCGTTCCTACAGGGTTCATTCGTCAATAAGTTGAAACTACGAGCTTCTTATGGTACCAATGGTAACCAAGATATCTCGAATGGAACTTATCTTGCGTTGAACAATACCCGAAACTTGTATACTGTTGCTCCGTTGTATCAAAACGCGTCTGGTTTAGCACCGACTAACCCTGCTAACCCGAACCTCAAGTGGGAGACCGTTACGCAAACCAACATCGGTACCGACTTTGAAATGTTTGGTAGTCGCTTGGTGGGTACCGTTGATTGGTATTACAAGAAAACTACAGATCTGTTCCTCGACCTCACACCGCCACTAAGCAGTGGTTGGTCTACGTACGCAGGAAACTTCGGTAATATGTGGAACCGCGGTCTCGAGGTAACGTTGTCTTATGATCTGGTTCGTCCGGCTGATTCAAACCCTGAAGGTTTGAGTGTTAAGTTGCGTTTCAATGGTTCGCGTAACATCAACCGTATTGGAGACATCGCAACGGCTAGTGGACTTATCGACAATGGTCTTTCTGTTGTTCAGGAAGGGCGTGTCCTCAACGAGTGGTTCCTGGTGCGTTACGCAGGTGTAAACCCGGCTACCGGTAACCTTTTGTTTTACAACAAGGACGGTGAGTTGACTGAAAATCCAGATGGTGCCGCTGATCGTGTGCTAACAGGTAAATCATCGATACCTGTGTACCAGGGAGGCTTCGGTGCTGACATTGATTATCATAATTTCTACGTCTCTGCCCAGTTCTCTTACGTAGCCGACATTTGGCGTTATGATTACGACTTGCAGGGTGTTCAGGATCCAACCGACATAGGTGTGTTCAACAAGTCGACAGACATCCTTCGGGCTTGGACGCCAGATAATCGCATAACCGACATGCCGTCGCTTACTGCTACAAACCTGTCGCTTGACGGAGACTCTGATCGTTATTTGAAGGATGCGTCTTATGTTCGTCTCCGTTATTTCACAGTTGGATATAACTTCCCTAAGCGTTTTCTTGATAAGACTTTCCTCAAGAACTTGAAAGTTTTCGCTCAGGCTGAGAACTTGGTGACCTGGTCAAAGTGGAGGGGTTGGGATGCCGAGAGTACACGTGGATCTGACCAATATCAATATCCTACCCCAAAGATTATTTCACTTGGTGCACAGATTGAATTTTAA
- a CDS encoding RagB/SusD family nutrient uptake outer membrane protein → MKKFKVTILALMGLAFVSCQDAVDIVQGGELYPETAFQTVDDLQLGLVGVYGVMPGETEIGFNAIFTDEVRIGYANGGQGLIQGEYGFILNTNSGDAASIWFSYYRMLMFTNRVLEAAGTIVPSGDDETAQYKDVIAQLHILRAWAHFKLLCYFSTDLTDDNALGVILGDHPIAVTGEYLPRVTNGEVFALINSDLDYVTDLTSNADNADNKFISPDFVKAFRARMAAFRGDYATVLTLTNELIADYPLTQRGTGTSPAGPATVTSANSNYMKLWADLDITNGSDEIIFKLDRVLGDSEVGGIFASVNATADGSPFYEMSTDLFNLLNVPGDVRFNAFVHPTSTNSPDLPNNGVYAIGKYTGSAGIALLNDLKVFRTSEMVFLKAEAQAATGDLVGVAATLQTINAARFRNNAPVIAVPATAQAAYAEILKQRRIELCFEGHRYLDLKRLGARAGVDIVRNPLDCAINGACTLSTSDYRFTMPIPSSELSANPTVRSQQNPGYSVTGN, encoded by the coding sequence ATGAAAAAGTTTAAAGTAACTATTTTGGCTTTGATGGGGTTGGCCTTTGTTTCGTGCCAGGACGCCGTCGATATCGTGCAGGGCGGGGAACTATATCCTGAGACCGCTTTTCAGACAGTAGATGATCTTCAGCTGGGACTTGTTGGTGTTTATGGAGTGATGCCCGGTGAAACGGAAATAGGTTTCAATGCTATTTTTACGGATGAGGTTCGGATCGGTTATGCCAATGGTGGCCAAGGCCTTATCCAGGGTGAGTATGGATTTATCCTCAATACCAATTCAGGTGATGCTGCCTCTATTTGGTTCTCGTATTATCGTATGTTGATGTTTACGAATCGTGTGCTTGAAGCTGCCGGAACCATTGTGCCAAGTGGTGATGATGAGACGGCTCAGTACAAAGATGTTATTGCGCAATTACACATTCTTAGAGCATGGGCGCATTTCAAATTGTTGTGCTACTTCTCTACCGATTTGACTGACGACAATGCGCTAGGTGTTATCTTAGGAGATCACCCGATTGCGGTTACTGGCGAGTACTTGCCACGTGTAACGAACGGGGAAGTTTTTGCTTTGATCAACTCTGATCTTGACTATGTCACAGATTTAACATCAAATGCAGACAATGCGGATAATAAGTTCATCTCTCCGGATTTCGTGAAGGCGTTTCGCGCTCGTATGGCCGCTTTCAGAGGTGATTACGCTACCGTTCTTACCTTGACCAATGAGCTGATAGCTGATTATCCTTTGACGCAGCGCGGCACGGGTACATCACCTGCTGGTCCGGCTACAGTAACTTCGGCGAATTCAAATTACATGAAATTGTGGGCTGACTTGGATATTACCAACGGAAGCGATGAAATCATTTTTAAGCTCGATCGCGTTTTGGGCGATTCGGAAGTAGGTGGTATTTTCGCTTCAGTAAACGCTACTGCCGACGGTTCTCCATTCTATGAGATGAGCACAGACTTGTTCAATCTGCTGAATGTACCTGGCGACGTTCGTTTTAATGCATTTGTTCACCCTACAAGTACAAACAGTCCTGACCTTCCGAACAATGGTGTGTACGCTATCGGGAAATACACAGGTTCTGCTGGTATTGCGTTACTGAATGACCTCAAAGTTTTCCGCACATCTGAAATGGTGTTTCTGAAAGCCGAGGCACAGGCTGCTACCGGTGATTTGGTGGGTGTTGCAGCCACACTACAGACCATCAACGCAGCACGTTTCCGTAACAATGCGCCGGTTATCGCTGTACCTGCAACTGCACAGGCGGCGTATGCCGAGATTTTGAAACAACGGAGAATCGAGCTTTGTTTCGAAGGACACCGCTATCTTGACCTCAAGCGTCTGGGTGCACGCGCAGGTGTTGACATCGTTCGTAATCCGCTTGACTGTGCCATCAACGGGGCATGTACGTTGAGCACAAGCGACTATCGATTCACTATGCCGATTCCTTCCTCCGAATTGTCTGCTAACCCTACAGTTCGTTCACAACAGAATCCTGGTTACTCGGTTACTGGTAATTAA
- a CDS encoding Calx-beta domain-containing protein, giving the protein MKKFLIKSCLVALFTASLVSCEEDRVIYSGGDFVTFENGGEERLSVFENAGTVTVPVHLSVPRSEDVTVNLSTTNGEAVSGTDFNLVTTTVTIPAGETEAVASFSIVDNTDFGEAKTFVLSISGTSAPDIILGLSGDIGTYQKTVSIVNDDCPSKYTIWVGDLDVEDVGYGITPGTGAVTPEGTCDILRVDNNLGGVPAMIAGTTFDLLFTPDFDGATTGTVEVKPTYTRMSGANFVTYSAIGVYDEDTQTITLDYSVDARSGSANGPILGTFWTGSNVITPAQ; this is encoded by the coding sequence ATGAAAAAGTTTCTAATTAAATCCTGTCTGGTAGCGCTGTTCACAGCGTCGCTGGTTAGCTGCGAGGAAGATCGCGTAATCTATTCTGGTGGCGATTTCGTTACCTTTGAAAATGGTGGGGAAGAGCGTCTCAGCGTGTTTGAAAATGCTGGAACGGTCACTGTTCCCGTACACCTTTCCGTACCTCGTTCTGAGGACGTGACAGTAAACCTTTCCACTACAAATGGAGAGGCAGTGAGCGGAACAGACTTTAATCTGGTTACGACCACCGTGACCATTCCCGCCGGCGAAACCGAAGCTGTAGCAAGTTTCAGCATTGTCGATAACACTGATTTTGGCGAGGCTAAAACGTTTGTGCTTTCTATCTCTGGAACGTCGGCTCCTGACATTATTCTTGGTCTTTCCGGGGATATAGGAACCTACCAAAAGACGGTTAGCATAGTGAATGACGACTGTCCGTCTAAATATACTATTTGGGTAGGTGATCTGGATGTAGAGGATGTTGGTTACGGAATTACTCCGGGTACGGGAGCCGTCACACCGGAAGGAACCTGCGACATTCTTCGTGTAGATAACAATCTCGGTGGCGTTCCAGCGATGATCGCGGGTACTACATTCGATTTGTTGTTCACTCCAGACTTCGACGGTGCCACTACGGGTACTGTAGAGGTTAAGCCAACTTATACCCGTATGTCTGGTGCTAACTTCGTGACCTATTCAGCGATCGGCGTTTACGACGAGGACACTCAGACCATCACACTGGATTACTCAGTTGATGCTCGTAGTGGCTCAGCAAATGGACCGATTTTGGGTACGTTCTGGACAGGAAGTAATGTCATTACGCCTGCACAGTAA